ACGAGGCTGCGGCCGTCGCGGCCCATCAGGAAATTGCCGTGCAGTTGATGCGCAAAGACCAGAAAGGGCGGCATCGCTGCCGCGCGAGTTCCGAGCACGCTGCCGCTGACCGGATCGAGGAACAACAGCTTGCTTCTGCCTGGACCACCCTCGGGAGCCGCGCCGCCCTCGCTCCTTGCGGCGTGACGATGCCGCCTTCCTTCGCGACCGCCCGTTTCTGACATTGGCCCCATGCGGGAGATTTGACCGACGCGCATCAACACGGGCTGACCCGCTATCACGGGCAGAGCGATCTGCAGCTGGTCGTGCTTGGCGATGGCCCGTGCCACATCGACGATCGCGTCGAGCGACAACACCGGACCCGTTGCCACCGCATGCGGTGGCGGATCGAGAAAATCGGCGATTTCCTGGTCGTAGACGATCGCGCTGCCCGACAGGCCGAGCAGCGCCGCCAAGATGCCGAGCACCAGGCCGATCCACATATGAACCAGGAACAGCAGCTGGCGAATTCTTATGAAGCTCATGGCATCCTCACGCATCCGCCCAGCGGCGGATGAGGTTGTGATAGAGGCCGGTGAGCCGCACCACCTCGTCGTTGTCGCCCAGCGCCTTGCGCAGGCCCTGGATGGCGGTGTCGAGATCGAACAGCAGGGTGCGGGCGCTTTCGTCGCGCACCATGCTCTGGATCCAGAAGAAGCTTGCCCAGCGGCTGCCGCGCGTCACCGGCGTGACGCGGTGCCGGCTGGTCGCCGAATAGAGTACCATGTCGCCCGCGGGCAGCTTGACGCTGTGCGTGCCATAGGTGTCCTCGATGACGAGATCGCCGCCGTCGTAATCCTCAGGGTTGGTGAGGAACAGCGTCGCCGACAGGTCGGTGCGCACGCGGATAGGCGCGGCGCTGCCCAGCGAGGGTTTCACAAAGCGGATCGCATTGTCGATGTGATTGCCGAAATTCATCCCGCCGTCATAGCGGTTGAACAGGGGCGGAAAAACGCGAAGCGGCAGCGCCGCCGAGGTGAACAATTCGTTTCGGCCAAGGGCGCGCAGGATAACCTCGCCGAGGGCGCGTGCGGCGGGCGCGTTCTCCGGAACCTGGAGATTGTATTTCGCGCCCGCCGATTGCGTGCCTGCCGTCACCTTGCCGTCCACCCAATCCGTTCCGGCCAACTGGCCGCGCATGTCCGCGACCTGGTCGGCGGAAAGGAGCTGGGGAACGTGCACCATCATGGCTAGAGCGCAGCTCCCACCGAGAAGATGAAGGTACGCCCGGCCGCCGGCGTGGCGCGGTTGCCGAAGGACTGGGAATAATAGAGCCGGTCGGCCAGGTTGTTGACGTTGAGCTGGAAGTGCAGCTTGTCGATCTTGTAGGCGATCACCGCATCGAGCTCCACAGTCTCCGGAATTTCGACGACGCGGCCGAGCGGATAGCCTGCTGCGCTCGGCGCGGTATAGGCATTGAACAGATGGCTCTGATAGAATAGGCCGCCGCCGAAGGACAGGCCCGGCAGCAGATCGACGGCATTGTAGTCGGCCCATACCGAGGCGGCGTTCTTCGGCACGAAGGTGATCTGCTTGCCGATATTGTAGGCAGTGGTGTCGAACGTCACGACGGGGCTGAGATAGGTATAGGAGGCGGTCAGGTTGAGGTGTTCCAGCACCTCGCCGGTCGCCGAGCCCTCGAAGCCCTGCACCCGCTGCTTCTGGCTGGATTCCAGCAGGATGTCGCCGGTGTTGGGATCGGTCTGCAGCGCGTTCGACTTGGTTTCCTGGAAGATCGAACCCGAAAGCCCGAGCACGCCGTCGAACAGGGCGAACTTGGCGCCCACTTCGATATTCTCGCTCTTGTCGGGCGCGAGCGCCGCTAGGGCGGCGGATGGCGGGTTGGGCGCGCCGACCACCGAGGTGCCTTCCGGCGTCACCGCCTTGCCCCAGGAGAAATAATAGGTCTGCGTCTCGTCCGGCTCGAAGACCAGGCTGGCGCGCGGATCGAACAGGAAGGACGGCATCTTGAGGTTGGTGTAGGGATAGGGCGCGGCCGGCGTCCCCACGGTCACCGTCTTCCAGTTGGCGCGATATTCATCAACGCGCAGGCCCGCGATCACGGAGAGCGTATCGAGGATCCAGAAGCGATCGGTGGCGAACGCCGCCAAGTCGGTCGCCGCGGCGCTGGAATAGAGCACGCTCGTGGCCGTGTCGCTGCCCAGGTTGGTGGGCGTTGGCAGGATCGGCGCATAGCCCGGCGGCGTCTGATGATTGAAACCGAACAGCGGGAAGCCGATATTCCCGCGCGACGCGACGTTGGTGCCGGGCGGACTCAGTTGGTAAACATAGGTCGCCGGATTGGGCAGCGAATAGGCGTAAACCGTGCGGTCCGAACTCTGATAAGAGGCGTCGATGCCGACGATCAGCACGTTGTGGAACCGGCCGATATGGAATTCGGCATTGGCGCTCGCAATATCCTGCACGCCCCAACTCGCCTGGTGATAGGGGCCGCTGCCGCCGGTGCGTACCAGCGTCTGGGTGGGATCGAACGAACCCGGTGCGGCGCCGGGGCTAGCGATGCCGAACAGGTGCAGGTTGCAGTAGTGCGTCGTGATCGTATTATCGCAGGAGTCGGTTGGGGTGTAGCGGAAATCGCGGGAATAGACGGCCACGCGGGTGTCGTTCTCCAATGTCAGCCAGTCGCTCGCGGTGTGGCTGAGCTTGGCGGTGACGAGGTCGGCGGTATTCTTGTCATGGTCCACCTTGAAGCCCATGTAGGTGCTGCGCGGTACGCCGAATTCGGTTGCCGGCTTGGCATAGATCGAGTTGGGCGGCGAGGCGACCACCACGCCGTAGTCCTGGCGCGCCGCAGTCTGTTGGTGCAGCCAGTTTAGAGTGAACACCGTGTCGGTGCCCAAGCCCAACGCGACCGAGGGCGCGATGCCGAAGCGGGTGGAATGGGTGAGGTCGCGGTCTACCACGCCGGTATCCGTCTCCATTATGTTGAGGCGGAAGGCACCGGTGTCGCTGAACTGGTAATTGATGTCGGCGGTCCCACGGTAATGATCGCCATTGCCGATCTCGCCGTTGACGAGATAGCTGTCGCCCAGATGCGGCGTCTTGGTGATGGTGTTGATCGCGCCGCCGGTGGTGCCACGGCCGAACATCAGACCGGACGGGCCCTTCAGCACCTGCACTTCTTCATAGTCGAAGCTGTCGCGCGTGTAGGCAGCGAAGTCGCGCAGCCCATCGAGATAGACGTCGTCCTTGGCGTCAAAGCCGTTGATCTTGAATTGGTCGCCCGCCAGCGTACCACCCTCGCCGATCGCGATGGTGATGCCCGGCACGTTCTTGAGAGCATCGCCCAGCGTGGTGGTCGCCTGCTGCCGCATGACCTCGCCGGTCACCACCGACACCGCCTGGGGCGTGTCCTGGATGCTGGTCGTGGGCATGGTGGAAATTGGTGGCGTATGGTTCTGCGCGTTGTGGTCCGCGTCGTCTTTGACCGTGACCGGCCCCAACGTCACCGGACCCGTATCGCTCTGCGCCAGGGCAGGCGTGGAAAGCATGAGCGCAATCACACCCAGCGAAGCGCCTGTGCGCAGCTTGGCGGCGGAAGTGTCGAACATGGAATATCCCCTCGAAGTTCAGCGTTTGATTGGACCTGGCTGGCTTCCGACCGCTGAGCGCGGATAAGGGGCTGGCTTGGCATGTGGAGAAGCAAGGCGATCCCGCTACTTGGTCAGGATCAGCTTGCGGTTGCTTGTGAGGCGAAGTCGGTACTCGGCCCCGTCATGGACCAAGACTGCTTCGCGCCCTCCGGCCAGAAGATCATTGACGCTGATCCGCGGGACCGGGCGGCCGGGCGTGACAGGAGCCTTCGAACTGGGCGACTTCCTTGCGTCCCTGAAATTGCCCGGCACGGCTCTGCCGCTCCCCCTCGCTTTACGCTGCTACAAAGCATGCTACCTAATATGCTGCAAGTGCGTTTTAGTCGCAAATGTCAGACAAAAGCCGCGCTCGCCGTCCGCGTAATGGCGTATATTGCGATTGACACTCAATATCAGATGTGATGCCTTGAAATTCCTTTTGCGAGTTATTCGTAGCTGGAGGTCGCTTTGAAGGGCCAGCAACGCGTGTTTCTTGCCATTTGACACATCGTTTGGGGCCGTCAATGGGGCTGGCTTCCCGGAAGTTGCAGATCGTTTGGCCGACGAGACAGGCACGGTGAGCGCATGAGCGGTCCCGCAAAGGCGCGTTTTGAGTTGACAGAACGACGATCGCCGCAGGCCTTCATCGATGAGTGCAAAGCTGCCGGCATCCGCATGGGGAGCAAGCGGCGCGCTATTGCAAAAGCTCTCGCCGGCATCGAAGGCCTATTCGACTTCGACTCCGTATGGGCGCGCATACGCGGCGTCGAGCCGGCGATTTCGCGCGGCACGGTCTACCTGTCGCTGCGCCGGTTTCGCGGGGCAGGTTTGATCCGAAAGCCGCATAGCCATTCCAACCAAACGGTCGAATGAGGTTCGTCATGCTGCCATCAGCGCCGGCGGAATCGGATGGTGACCGCGCCGAACATCTGCTGGTCCTCGCGTGGCGCATGCTGGTTGCCGGGCGGGCGCGTTGCCCGATGCTGCATGAACAGCTCGCGGCAGAGGTAGGGGATCACGCGATGGGCCTCTTGTCGGTGCTCAGCGTCTTTCTGATGACCCTGGGAAACGGCAATCGGCGGCGACTGTCGGTCGGCCCTTCCGGCATGTCATCACCGCACCGGCGACGAACAGGGGATGCTGACGCTTATCGCCGCCGCGCAGAGCGGGGATGACGAACGTGTCGCCGCGCATCTGCGTTGGCTGGTGCGGCCCGGCCGGCAAACTGCGGCACTGCAAAGCTTGCGCGCTCTCGCACGCCTCACCTGCGACGCTGGCCTTCGGATTGATCCCTGTTCGCTCTCCGATACAGAACTTGCATGGTGGTCCGAGGCCCAGGGGAAATGCTGACGGCGCCCGCCAGCTTTGGACTGTTTCTCAACGCGGGGGACACTGCCCGTCTGCTGGGCAACACGTAGCGAATCCGGTCGGCACAGCCGCGACGCTCGCGCCGCTGTTCATGGAAGCGATCGGCGAACGGCGCGATATATTCTCGTCGATCGACCGTTTTGGCCACGAGATGCCTCCGCGCTTTGCAGACGCATGAGCCGTCGAATGTGTCTCCGCCAACACGGATCGGCAGAAAGAGCCGCTGCTTGCAAATGCATTGCAATACTATTAGGCCGACAAAGCTCAAAGCGCGACGTTCTCCACCGCGCCAATTCCATCCTGGAGCATGTGCATGACCGTTCTTCATGATTCGAGGCTGGAAGCATTGCTCGCCCGCCTGCATGATGAGAGCGACGCACAGGCCGCGAAAATGCGGATCGACTTCGCCGAGCGCCAGAAGGATCAGCGTCCGATCGATGCCGACGAACGAAAACATTACCTTGCGGACAAGATGGTGGCGCTGGATCGCGACAAGGCCGAGTTCTGCTACCAATTATGCCGCGCCAAAAATGCGCGGCGGGTCGTCGAAATCGGAACGTCCCACGGCGTTTCCACACTCTATCTCGCGGCAGCTATCCGCGACAATCTGGGAAGCACCGGCGGTAAAGGGCTCGTGACTGCCACGGAATACGAGCGGGAAAAAGCGCGTGTCGCGCGCGGGCATTTTGAAGAAGCGGGCCTGGCCCGCCACATCGAACTTCGCGAAGGCGATCTGCGCGAGACCCTCGCGTCTTTCGATAGCCCGGTGGATTTCATGCTGGTGGACATCTGGATTCCAATGGCGCGGCCGGCGCTGGAACTGGTGGCGCCGCATCTGAAACCCGGCGCCATTGTGATCTGCGACAACACCGAACAGTACCGGGTCGAATATGCGGACTATTTTTCATACATCAACGATCCGGCGAACGGGTTTCGCACTATGACGCTTCCCTTTGCGGGCGGCCTGGAGATGTCCGTCCACTGCGATGTCTGACCGCGCGATCTGTCGTTCTGGCGGCCACCCGGAGAATCCATCATGACGCTTGATCGACGCCATCTCCTCCAGCTTGGCGCCGCCGCGGCGCTCTCGGGCGTCACACGTGCGGGCGCCGCTCACCCAAGTCCTGCTCCGCGGTCTTTGCCGCATGGCCAGGCCGCGGCCGACCACACGATCCGCATCGCGACCGGCCTGGTGGAATTGGGACCGGACGCGGCGGTCTCGACCAAGCTCTATAACGGCCAGTTTCCCGGCCCGCTGCTGCGCCTGACCGAGGGCAAGCGCGTCGTCGTCGATATCCACAACGACACCGATACGCCGGAGCAGCTTCACTGGCACGGCCAGTTCCTGCCGGCCGATGTCGACGGCGCCGCCGAGGAGGGCACGCCGTTCATTCCGCCGCATGGCATGCGGCGCGTCGCGTTCACGCCCAAGCCGGCGGGCCTTCGCTTCTATCACTCCCACCTTGCAGCCAAGACCGATCTCTCGGCCGGTCTGTACAGCGGACAGGCCGGCCTGGTTTACGTCGAGCCGCGGCAGAACCCCGGCGCCTATGACCGCGAGGTCTTCCTCACGCTCAAGGAGTTCGCGCCCTATTTCAACCGCATGGAAATGGCGCTGGATTTCCTGTCGCCGACCAACATCGTTCCGGAACTCCGCGCCGCTGCGCTGAAGGCGCTCGACGCCTCGACCAAGCGCGGCCTGCCGCAAGCCTTTGAGCTTGGCTACGACTTCCTGACGATCAACGGCCGCATGCTCGGGCAGGGCGCGCCGATCCGCGTTCGCGCCGGCGAGCGCGTCCTGTTCCACATCCTCAACGCCAGCGCCAGCGAGATCCGCAGCCTGGCCTTGCCGGGGCATGTCTTCACCGTGCTCGCGCTGGACGGCTATCCCGTGCCGCGTCCGGCGGCGGTGCCGGTGCTGTGGCTCGGCCCGGCCGAGCGCATCTCGGCGATCGTCGAGATGAAGCAGCCGGGCGTGTGGACGCTCGGTGAGCTCGACGACGACGCAAGGGCGCACGGCATGGGGATCGTCGTCGAATATGCCGGCCAGAAAGGCGGGCCGGCTTGGCAGAAGCCGGCGCCGCTCCGCTGGGACTATCGGCGCTTCGGCAGGGCGGCCGGCGCCTCGCCGCCGCCGGACGAGACCATCACCATGACCTTCGCGGCGCGCCCGGGCGCGCGCGACGGCTTCGACGAATTCACCGTCAACGGCGTGCCGTTCTCGATGGAACGGATGGAGCCGCTGTTCCACATCGCGCGCGGCCGGCACTACCGCCTGCGCCTGCGCAACGCCACCGACGACATCCATCCTTTGCATCTGCATCGCCATGCTTTCGAGCTGACCAGCATCGCCGGCTTTCCCACGGCGGGCGTCATGAAGGACGTCGTCATGATCGGCGGATTCCAGGAGATGACGGTCGACTTCGTCGCCGACCAGCCGGGGCTCAGCCTCTTCCACTGTCACATGCAGCAGCACATGGACTATGGGTTCATGGCATTGTTTGCGTGTGCGTAAGCGAGACCTCGGCCGCTCTTTCACGGGGCGGCACTCGCCTGCGTCTCAATAGAGATTGTCCTTATAGTCTTTGTCCAAGCCCTTCTTCAGAAGCCCTTGCACACCTGGAATCGATAACGCCGCTTTGGCGAGACTTGCTCCCAGCCCCTCGTCGCGATTGAGCTTGATATGCTCGACGAAGAGCTTCGCGGGCTCGATCGGCGGCGGCGTTCCGACCGGCCAGAGATTGGCCCGATGGAGAGCGGCGCTGTCACGGAGCGTAATGGCACGCGTTTCGACCTGGACTGCGAGCAGGGGGATCTTGCTCTGCACCGCAAATTTGCCGCGCAGGGTTTCGTCGGCCGTGAGTGTGGCTTCGCCGCGTATCACGGCGACAATGGTCGATCCCGGCACCAGCAGCGCGAGCGCGACATCGGGCTGGGCGAGGATGTTGCGAAAGCTGTCCACACGCCGGTTTCCCGGCCGGTCCGCAAAGGACAGAACGGCGCCGTGGAGATGTGCCAGGGAGCCCGATGGATCCCCCTTGGGACTGAGATCTGCTCGGCTCTGCGTGCCGAGCGTCGCCAGCGCCATGAACCGGCTTGCCGAAACAAAGGCGGCCGGATCATCGGACACCTGTGTCGTCGGTTGTGCTGCCCAAAGGTCGGAACGGATCAGCGCCTTGGCGCAGTGGCCATAGCATTCTTCGACGGTGATGCGGACGTCGTTCGCATCTATCGCGACGACCTTGCCGTTGATTCGCAGTGTCTCGCCAATGCCCGGAATCAGGAAGAGTGAACCGAACGCCTTGCCCGGTTTTGCCAGAGCGGGATCATCAAGCGCGGCGACCGGGAGGCGCAGCTCGCGCATATTGCCGGACGCGAAGCCCATCTTGCCGCCTCCCAAGGTGACTGCGATGCCCGCCGCGTCCTGAAAGGCTGCAAACATCAGGGGCGCCAGTCCGATCCATCGGAGGGCGCCGGCATCGAGATGATCGATGACCTTGAGATGCATGGCGCCCGGTGTCTTGCCCACCACGCCTTCGAGGGCTTCTATGCTATCAATTACGGATCTGTTCATCGAAACCTCTCAGCCGGCGACCGTCGAGGAGACCGATGGATTCCGAAGCGCACGCCGGCCATCATGCTTCCGCTTTGAATGGGCTTTCTCATTCGAGCACCCGTCCAAGCCGCCAATAGCCCATCAGGTTCGTGGCCGTGCGTGACATGGCGCGCTCCTTGATCAGGATTTGGCGTATGGCTTTGACCGCGCCGGCTTCGCCCGCAACCCAAGCGTAAAAGTGATCGTCCTTCGGCGGCGTCTGAGTCTCCCAAAGGATGCTTCGATCGACGTCGACCTCCGACAACTCCAAGGCCCCGGCTGGAGATAGCGCGGTATGAGGCACATCCGCGTTGCGCGCGGCATCGACCAGGAAGCTGCCCGGGGCACGGCCCGTGACCTCCCGCACCGACCAGCACAATCGCAGCGACGGCAATGCCGGGACTGCCAGACGATCCCTGGTCGTCGGCACCTCCAGATAGAGCTGTGTGACAGTTGGCGTGGCCGTGGCGGCCAATTCTTCCAGAATGCCCGCGACGGCAGGAAGCGCCGTCTCGTCCACCAGCAGCAGCAGGCGATCCATCGCAGGCGGCGGCCGCCACTCATAACCGCCGGGATCGCTGTCGAACGACTTGTCGGGCGCAACGATCTGAAGTCTGTCGCCCGGTGCCGCGCCCAGCGCCCAGCGCGACGCCGGCCCGGTGCTCCCATGTAGGACAAAGTCGATGTCGACCTCGCCCGCTTCGGTGCGCAGGGCACGGATGGTGTAGGTGCGGCGTGGCAAACGATCCGCCGGACTCATTGCCTGATAGTCCGTGAGCCAGGTGTCGCGCGAGAGCGCCGGTGGATGGCCGGCGGCATCGGGAAAGAACAACTTGATGCGCTGGTCGGGCGCGCAGGTCCGCATGCCGGCGACTTCGGCGCCGCCGAAGGTGAACCGGCACAGCGACGGAGACAGCAGCGTCCTTCGCCGGAACGTCACGTTGAACAGGCGATAGGGGCGCGGACTTGTCATGGCGGCCCAGCGTGTTCGTGCGGACCGCGGATCGCCGGCTGAGACGTCAAGCGAATCCGGTCGTTGGCCTTTGCCGCGCGGCCGATGAGAGCGCGCAGCGAGGCCACCGATACCGGCCCGATATGCGGCAGCGAGAGAAGGTCGCGATCCGACCATTCGGCGGCGTCCTCCAGCGTGAGGATTCCGCCGCGCCGCAGCGCATTGAGCGCCCGTTTCGGCAGTTTCAATCGCGCCAGCGCGCATTCCTTGCGGTCGTCGTTCGCCATCGGTCCTCCGACATTCGTCTCAAGCGTTTGAGTTCCGCGCGTTGCCGTCGCGCACCGGCATTCGAGGCCTCCCGTGAGAGGCTGCCTCATGCTCCCGCGTGCCTCATGCGACGGCGAGCTTGCGTTCGCAGACGCTGGGCATTTCCTGTGCGGGCAGCGCGATGTGCAGATCGTTGGTCGAGAGCGCGCGTGCCAATGCGCCGGTCGCAATCTCAAGGAGATGCCGCTTCTCGGGGACTGCGATCCATCGCAGATGCGCTTCGAGCAGCGCCGGTGTATCGGCCTGGGCCGCTGCAACAAGGATCAGGACCTGGCGCTCGTCCGCCGTGACGGCGAGACAGCCCGGCGCGCCGATCGCGAAACGCCGGCGGCCGGCCATCGCGAGCGCTTTGAGGAAGGTGCAGTAGGTGGCAATCACCTCCGGTCCGTCCTCGCCGCAGGCGCTTGCAAACTCGTCCATCATCAACGGACAGCAGGCTTGGCCGGCCGCAATCCGACGCCAGGACCAGACGAGCAAATGTTCAGCATAGCCGAAGCCGCGCACGTCCCCGGTCACAAGCGGTGCCGCATATCCCATTCTAATTACCCGTCAGCGAATGTCTCCCCGACAGTATAATTGCGATTGATTTTCATTCGCAAGTACATTATTCGATCGGGTGCTGCCTTTCAGGCGGCGGTTCCCCCCTGAAGTTGGCGGCCCGGCCATCCGGTCCGCTTTTTTATCGGGATACCCTAAATCTTCTCGTCGTCAGGCCGCCATGATGAACGCGAGAGGTTCAATCAGATCCGCAACTCCGGCTTCCGCACGATTCTTCGCGCTTGAAGGCCGCGGCACAGCAAGTCGATCAGCCAACCCTGGCCCCGACCGACTGGGATCGGCTTATCGCGGCAGTGATGAGTGGAAAAGGCGCCTTGCTTTCACTGTGGCATATGTCAGTCGTCCTCGCCGCCCTGACGTTGTTTGGTCTTCTAGCTGGGTTGCTAGTCGGCAATGGAACTGATGGGAT
Above is a window of Rhizomicrobium sp. DNA encoding:
- a CDS encoding Fe2+-dependent dioxygenase, whose product is MMVHVPQLLSADQVADMRGQLAGTDWVDGKVTAGTQSAGAKYNLQVPENAPAARALGEVILRALGRNELFTSAALPLRVFPPLFNRYDGGMNFGNHIDNAIRFVKPSLGSAAPIRVRTDLSATLFLTNPEDYDGGDLVIEDTYGTHSVKLPAGDMVLYSATSRHRVTPVTRGSRWASFFWIQSMVRDESARTLLFDLDTAIQGLRKALGDNDEVVRLTGLYHNLIRRWADA
- a CDS encoding TonB-dependent receptor codes for the protein MFDTSAAKLRTGASLGVIALMLSTPALAQSDTGPVTLGPVTVKDDADHNAQNHTPPISTMPTTSIQDTPQAVSVVTGEVMRQQATTTLGDALKNVPGITIAIGEGGTLAGDQFKINGFDAKDDVYLDGLRDFAAYTRDSFDYEEVQVLKGPSGLMFGRGTTGGAINTITKTPHLGDSYLVNGEIGNGDHYRGTADINYQFSDTGAFRLNIMETDTGVVDRDLTHSTRFGIAPSVALGLGTDTVFTLNWLHQQTAARQDYGVVVASPPNSIYAKPATEFGVPRSTYMGFKVDHDKNTADLVTAKLSHTASDWLTLENDTRVAVYSRDFRYTPTDSCDNTITTHYCNLHLFGIASPGAAPGSFDPTQTLVRTGGSGPYHQASWGVQDIASANAEFHIGRFHNVLIVGIDASYQSSDRTVYAYSLPNPATYVYQLSPPGTNVASRGNIGFPLFGFNHQTPPGYAPILPTPTNLGSDTATSVLYSSAAATDLAAFATDRFWILDTLSVIAGLRVDEYRANWKTVTVGTPAAPYPYTNLKMPSFLFDPRASLVFEPDETQTYYFSWGKAVTPEGTSVVGAPNPPSAALAALAPDKSENIEVGAKFALFDGVLGLSGSIFQETKSNALQTDPNTGDILLESSQKQRVQGFEGSATGEVLEHLNLTASYTYLSPVVTFDTTAYNIGKQITFVPKNAASVWADYNAVDLLPGLSFGGGLFYQSHLFNAYTAPSAAGYPLGRVVEIPETVELDAVIAYKIDKLHFQLNVNNLADRLYYSQSFGNRATPAAGRTFIFSVGAAL
- a CDS encoding transcriptional repressor, whose amino-acid sequence is MSGPAKARFELTERRSPQAFIDECKAAGIRMGSKRRAIAKALAGIEGLFDFDSVWARIRGVEPAISRGTVYLSLRRFRGAGLIRKPHSHSNQTVE
- a CDS encoding class I SAM-dependent methyltransferase, yielding MTVLHDSRLEALLARLHDESDAQAAKMRIDFAERQKDQRPIDADERKHYLADKMVALDRDKAEFCYQLCRAKNARRVVEIGTSHGVSTLYLAAAIRDNLGSTGGKGLVTATEYEREKARVARGHFEEAGLARHIELREGDLRETLASFDSPVDFMLVDIWIPMARPALELVAPHLKPGAIVICDNTEQYRVEYADYFSYINDPANGFRTMTLPFAGGLEMSVHCDV
- a CDS encoding multicopper oxidase domain-containing protein translates to MTLDRRHLLQLGAAAALSGVTRAGAAHPSPAPRSLPHGQAAADHTIRIATGLVELGPDAAVSTKLYNGQFPGPLLRLTEGKRVVVDIHNDTDTPEQLHWHGQFLPADVDGAAEEGTPFIPPHGMRRVAFTPKPAGLRFYHSHLAAKTDLSAGLYSGQAGLVYVEPRQNPGAYDREVFLTLKEFAPYFNRMEMALDFLSPTNIVPELRAAALKALDASTKRGLPQAFELGYDFLTINGRMLGQGAPIRVRAGERVLFHILNASASEIRSLALPGHVFTVLALDGYPVPRPAAVPVLWLGPAERISAIVEMKQPGVWTLGELDDDARAHGMGIVVEYAGQKGGPAWQKPAPLRWDYRRFGRAAGASPPPDETITMTFAARPGARDGFDEFTVNGVPFSMERMEPLFHIARGRHYRLRLRNATDDIHPLHLHRHAFELTSIAGFPTAGVMKDVVMIGGFQEMTVDFVADQPGLSLFHCHMQQHMDYGFMALFACA
- a CDS encoding pyridoxamine 5'-phosphate oxidase family protein, translated to MNRSVIDSIEALEGVVGKTPGAMHLKVIDHLDAGALRWIGLAPLMFAAFQDAAGIAVTLGGGKMGFASGNMRELRLPVAALDDPALAKPGKAFGSLFLIPGIGETLRINGKVVAIDANDVRITVEECYGHCAKALIRSDLWAAQPTTQVSDDPAAFVSASRFMALATLGTQSRADLSPKGDPSGSLAHLHGAVLSFADRPGNRRVDSFRNILAQPDVALALLVPGSTIVAVIRGEATLTADETLRGKFAVQSKIPLLAVQVETRAITLRDSAALHRANLWPVGTPPPIEPAKLFVEHIKLNRDEGLGASLAKAALSIPGVQGLLKKGLDKDYKDNLY
- a CDS encoding siderophore-interacting protein; the encoded protein is MTFRRRTLLSPSLCRFTFGGAEVAGMRTCAPDQRIKLFFPDAAGHPPALSRDTWLTDYQAMSPADRLPRRTYTIRALRTEAGEVDIDFVLHGSTGPASRWALGAAPGDRLQIVAPDKSFDSDPGGYEWRPPPAMDRLLLLVDETALPAVAGILEELAATATPTVTQLYLEVPTTRDRLAVPALPSLRLCWSVREVTGRAPGSFLVDAARNADVPHTALSPAGALELSEVDVDRSILWETQTPPKDDHFYAWVAGEAGAVKAIRQILIKERAMSRTATNLMGYWRLGRVLE
- a CDS encoding DNA-directed RNA polymerase subunit alpha C-terminal domain-containing protein; this translates as MANDDRKECALARLKLPKRALNALRRGGILTLEDAAEWSDRDLLSLPHIGPVSVASLRALIGRAAKANDRIRLTSQPAIRGPHEHAGPP